The Longimicrobium sp. genomic sequence ATGGCGGCGGAGTCGACCTGCGGCAGGTCTTCCGCGCAGACCACGGAGAGGAAGACGCCGGGGCTCAGCGACTCGAGCACGGGGAGCATCGTCCCGCCCGCCGCCAGCTCCACCCAGGGGCGGGGGTCGCCCGCGGCGGCGGCGCGGGCGGCGTCCGGGATCGCGCGGGCCTGCTCGGCGGAGTAGAGCGCGAAGAGGAGCGCGCCCGCCAGCACGCCGCGGGTGACCAGGAGCGTGTCGGGCGCCCCTCCGTCCTCCGCCTCCAGCGGCAGGCGGACGGGCGCGCTGTCGGCCCGCGCCAGCGCGCGCTCGACGTCCCGGCGCAGTCCCGGGGCGCCGGCCGCCAGCCGGTCGAGCGCCGCCTGCGCGTCGGCCGACACGTGCAGGGGGAGCGGCGCGAAGGCGGGGTAGACGCCGCGCAGGACCACGGTGCGCACGCGGTCCGGGAAGCGGCGCAGGTAGGCCAGCGCGGGGCGGGTGCCGTAGGAGGCGCCCACCAGGTTCACCCGCCCGTACCCGAGCTCCGCGCGCACCTGGTCCAGGTCCTCGACCGCGCGCTCCGTGGTGTAGAGGCGCGGGTCCGCCCGCCACTCGCGGAGGCACGCGGCCAGCCGGTCGGCGGGGAACTCGCCGGTGGTCCACGCGCGCAGGCTGCGGGCGGGGGAGCCGAGCGGGCAGGAGAGCCGGTCCGGCCCGCCGGTGCCGCGCTGGTCCACCAGCACCAGGTCGCGCGCCGCGCGCACGCCGGCCAGCTCCCGCGCCAGCGCCGCGGCGCCCCCGGTGGCCGCCTGCCCCGGGCCGCCGCTCAGGAAGAACACGGGGTCGGGCTCCGGCCGCGGCGAGCGGGCGGGGAGCACCACCACGCGCAGGGCGATCCGCCGGCCCGACGGCGCGGCGCGGTCTTCCGGCACCCGCACGGTCCCGCACCAGGCCGTCTCCTCGAGGCCCGCCACCCGGCAGGCGGCGAGCCCCGGCGGCGGCGTGCGCCCCACAGCGCCGGGGAGGGAGCCGCAGCCGGCCGCCGCCAGGAGCGTGGCGGCCAAGACCGCGCGTGGGCCGGAAAGCGGCATGGCTTCCTCCCGCCGGGGTGTCGAGAGACCGCGGACGCGCCCGGATCGGCGCGCACCGGTCACCGCCTTGTCCGTCAGCCGGCCGGGACCTCGTCCGCGTCCGCGCTCACGCCCAGGTAGGCGAGGACGGCGCGGGTGAGCTCGTCCGCCAGCTTCTCGTCCGCCCACCCGGCGCGCTCCAGCCACGGCTCGCCGAAGAGGACCGCCTCGCGCAGGGTGTGGGCGGCCATCAGCACGGCGAAGGGGACGGCCTCGACGGGATCGGGGTGGCGGATGCGGGCGGCGTGGGGAGCGAACGCGGGGGCGAGCGCCGCCAGATTCCGGCGGTTGGTCTCGTCCATCCGCGCGCGCAGCTCCGCGTCCGAGCGCGAGCGCAGGGTGAGCGCCCGCAGGGTGCCGCGGTGCTCGCGGTAGAACGCGATGGTGGCCAGCAGCAGCTCGCGCACGAGCGCCGGGAGCGGGCGCGCCGCCGCGGCGAGCGCGCCCGCCTTCGCGGCGACCAGCGCGTCGACGCCGGCGTACAGCCGCTCTTCCAGGTGCCGCAGCAGCGCCTCCTTGCCGGGGAAGCGGGCGTAGAACGCGCCCACCGTGGCACCGGCGCGGCGGGCGATCTCGGCCAGCCCCGCCTCGTCGAAGCTGCGCTCGCGGAGCACTTCCTCCGCCGCCGCCAGCAGCCGGTCGAGCGAGGCGGCGCTGCGGGCCTGCCGGGGTGCGTGGATCGTCATGCGCAGGAGCGGGTGAATACGATAACCATAACTTTGATTATCATACACGCGGGATGCCGGCCGGTCAACGATCTTCTTCCGGGGATGAAAAACGGCGGCCGCGCGGACTCCGCGCGGCCGGCCTCGTGTCTCGGGAGTGGCGGACGGCTACTGCCGCATGGCGCGCTGGCACTCCGGGCCCGGGGCGGGGGAGGGCGCGCCGTAGGTCGAGCGGATCAGCGACGGCCGGTCGCCCGCGCCCAGCACCAGCACGAAGAAGTCGGCGTACTGCGAGTCGCAGATCTCCTCCAGCCTGGGGCCCCCAAGCGCGGCGATCACCGCTGGGATCGTGTTGCTGTGGCCGACGACGAGCACCGTCTGCCCGGCGTGGTTCGCGCGGATCGACTGCGCCACGGCCTCGGGCTGCGCCTGGGCGCCGCTGGTGGAGACGATCTCGGGCGTGAGGCCCAGCTTCTCCGCGAGCGGCGCCGCCGTGAACCGGGTGCGCTTGAACTGACTGGTGATGACGGCGTCCACCCCCGCGTCGGCGAGCGCGTCGGCCAGCGCCCGGGCGCGCACCCGGCCCGCCTCGGTGAGCTCGGGGTCGCCGTCGGGCGGGTTGGGCGCCACCTTCTCGGCGTGGCGCACCAGGATCACCACGGTGGGCTGCTGCTGCGCGGCGACCGTGCTCGCCCACGACAGCAGCGCCAGCAGGAGGAGCGGAAGACGGATGCGGGAGATCATGTCGACAGGGTTCGCGGGGTGATTCGACCAGCGCGGGACAGGGGACGATACGCGAGCACAGCTGCACGCGACAGGGGTCTGGACAATCTCGAAGGCACCTCGGACCGCGCCGGCCGACTGGCATGCAACTCGCCCGGCGAGCGGCCGCACGGGTGAACCAGCGAGCACGAAAGCGAGCCTGCAGCGAAATGGCCGTTCTTCTCCGGCGCACTGCGCAACACCCCTCCCGGCGACGCCGGCTGATGTTCGTGGCCGTGCTCCTGGCCGCAGGCGCCTGCGCCGGGAGCATCGGCGTCGAGGAAGAGGAGCGCCTGGGAGACGAGTACGCGGCCGCGATCGCGCAGGAGATCCCGCTGATCCAGGACCCGGGTGCGCTCGCGGCGCTGAACCGGTTCGGGGCGGCCCTGGTCCAGCACGCCGACTCGTCCGCGAGGGAGTACCGGTTCCACCTGGTGGACTCGCCGGACGTGAACGCCTTCGCCATTCCCGGCGGGCACGTCTTCGTCAACCGCGGGCTCGTCGAGCAGGCGGACGAGCTCGCGGAGTTCGCGGGGGTGCTCGCGCACGAGATCGCCCACGTGACCGAGCGGCACGGGCTGGAGCAGGTGGAGAAGCGGCAGCGCGCCGGCCTGCTCGTCAGGCTCGTCTACCTGGTCCTCGACCGCGAGCCGGGGCTGGCCGAGCAGATCGCGATCCAGGGGGGCGGAGCCGCCGTCTTCGCCAGGTACGGGCGCGACGCCGAGCGCGAGGCGGACCAGCGCGCAGTCGGGATCCTGCGGGCCGCCGGGTACGACCCGGAAGGCATGGCCACGTTCTTCGAAGACCTGCTCCGCGAGCAGCAGCGCCGCCCGAGCACCTTCGAGCAGTGGTTCTCCACCCACCCGACCAGCGAGGAGCGGGTCCACAACACCCGCGCGCTCATCGCGGCCTCCCCTGCCCCGCGCGGCCGAGCCCCGGTTCGGGACACTCCCGAGTACCAGGCGTTCCGCGCGAGCGTGAAGGAGCTTCGCTGACCCGTCGGGTCCCCCTTCCGGCTCGCCATCACCAGATCTCCAGCGGCTGCGAATCCCGTCTCCCGCGCTGGGCGTACGTACCCTCGCTCGAGTACGGAGGGAAGGCGATGCGCGAGACCGGAGTTCCGAGCGTAGCGGCGCTGCGGCTGAGCGGGGCGAGCGTGCTGCTGGGCAACGCGGCGCTGCTCGCCGGCATCGTCGTGTCCAGCGTCGGCGGGCTGGGCTCCGAGGCCCTGCCGCTGGCCGGCGCGGAGGGGCTGCAGCGGCTCGGCCGCGCGGCGGGCCTGTACACGCTGCGGGAAGTCCTGTGGCTGATCTACCCCGTCCTCATCCTCCCCGAGGCGATCGCGCTGTACAGCCTGCTGCGCGGCCGGGCGCCGGCCCTGCTCTGGCCGCTCGTCTTCTGGTGCGTGGGATTGGCCCTGGGAATCGGCGTCGACGCGTTCACCGTCGCGCTGGCGCGGGACTTCGGCGTCTCCTACCTCGCGGCGGCGCCCGAAGCCCGGCCGGCCCTGGAGGCGATGGCGAGGACCCTCTCTCGCGCCGTCTTCCTGGCCCAGCTCGTGTGCGACACCCTCAGCGGCACCCTGGTCTACCCGTTCTTCGCGGCCGCCGCGTACCGGGCCGGGCTCGTCTCGCGGGCGCTGGCGCTGACGGTGGTGGTCTCGTCCCTCCTCGTGTTCGTCCTGTACCGGGGGATGAACCTGTTCTTCGCCGGAGAGACCACGCTGGGCACGGTCTTCGGCCTCGGCTTCTACGGCCTGATCTGGTGGGACGTCAACATCGCGCTGAAGCTCCTGCGGATTCGCGCGGGGGATCTCGACCGCGCAGGTGGCTATGGCAAAGGCTCACCGGCCGACGTCAGCTCCGCGAGCGCGTCGTCGTAGAGCCGCAGCAGGCGCTCCTCCGCGCCGATGACGTCTCCCAGGTACGACCGGGTGCGGCGGGCTCGGCGGTGTGAAGGCCCATTCAGGCGAGCCCGCTACCAGGAGATGCTCAGCGCGCGCTCGACGATGTCGCGCGTCTCCGGCGTGAAGCCCTCCATCTCCTCGTCGGTCACCACCCCGAGCTCGCGCATCGCGGCCAGGCGGACGGTGGCCCTGGAGCGGCGCATGTCGTCGAACGCCCCGGCCAGCTCGCGGTCGCGCTCCTGGGTGAGCTCGTACAGCTTCAGGTAGCGCTCGTGCGCGGTGCTGCCGGACTCGCTCAGGATGGACGCGCACTCCTGGAGCACGCGCTCGCAGTAGCGCTCCAGTGCCAGGCGATGCACCTTCCGCAGGTGCTTCCAGTCGCGCTCGGGGAAGTCCATGGCAGTCCGGGATGGAGGAGGCATGATCGGAAAAGCTCTACGCAGTGCCGGAGCATCGGGCAGGGTACGTGAGTTGAAGGCGAATCGGCCTCACGCAGCGCCGGAGCCGGACCGGGCCGGGGCGATGACGAGCCGGTAGCCCAGGTCGAGCTCCGTGGCCGAGAGCAGGGCGTGGTGCCGGCTCGCCCAGGTGCCGTCCGCGAGGTCGGCGGCGAGGCGGGCGAGCTGGGGGCCGGGGTTCCGGAGCTTTGCGAAGCCTGACATCGCACCGCGGACGCCCGCGTCCAGGTACGCCGCGGGGCGGCGCCAGTACGCGCCGAGGAACCCGTCGGTGCAGTCCGCCGGGACCGGCACCGGCCGCACGTCCACGGGGCCGAGCACGGCCGCCATCTCCTCGATCGAGGGGAAGATGAGCCGGTCGGCCTCCATGATCTCCGGGAAGTACTCGTCCATCAACCAGAACCGCGCGCCGTCCGGGTCCCAGGTGAGGATCACCACCCGCTCCCGGGCGACGCGCCGCAGTTCCGTCAGCCCCGCCCGCCAGTCCCGCCAGTGATGGATGGTCAGCACCGCCAGGGAGGCGTCGAACGACGCATCCCGGAACGGGAGGCGCTCGGCGGTGGTGCGCACGGCCGGAGCGCTGCCGCGGGGCCGCTGCCGCACCATCTCGGCCGAGGGCTCCACCGCCACGACGGCGCGGTCCGCCGGCTCGTACGACCCGGACCCGGCCCCCACGTTGATGACCGTGCGCGCAGACCCAAGCGCGGCATCGATGCGTGCCTCGATGCGCGGGTCGGGGCGGCGGTACGCGGAGTAGCCGACCCCGATCTTATCGTACAGAGCTTCGGCCATTCGATGTCTGGAGAGCTCCGCGTGGAGCAGCTGGCAACTTCACCGCCGATTCCAAGGTGTTCCGCGCCTGGACCTGGCCGCAATTCGTCCGCCAGCCGTCCAGGTTCACACGCTTCGCGCGAGGGCTCGCCCTTTCATGCCGAATGCGCGGATGAGAGTGAGTTGCTGCGTCTTGAGCTCCAGGTAGGAATCCGTAGCGTACGCGCCCAGTTCTTCGGGATAGTCGACGACTGAGAAAACATCCGTAAAATCACCATCCTCCCACTTCGCGATCACCGCTTTCCACGACGAGACGTGCGTAACGAACGTCAGCAGGCACTCTGGCATCTCGTGTTCTCTGATCAAGTAGGCCTTCTCGCGAATCAGCCGTTCACGGGCCTCGTTGAGGGGCATGAACACATGCTTGACCCAGACTCGCCACTCGGCCAGTTCATCCGACGTCAGCGGCTCGGTGAGGGATGGGTCGGACTCGCGGCCAACTCTCGTCTCGAAAGCCCTGTATGCAGCCTCTCCAGCTCTGGTGAGCACAAAGAGCGGTCCGTAGAAGTCGGCGATACGCCGGTTCACCAGGTCGAGCCGCTCCTTGCGCTTGGCTGCAGCGAGCGTGTTCCAGTACGTTGCCGCGATTCCCGTCGCGGCAAGACTGATGGTCACGAGGAGCGTAAGGATCTCGAAATCCACGAGTGCGCCCCAGGTTGTTGCGCCACTTCTGCCCGTCTCGTTACCGCCCGCCCCCCGCCGGCTCCGCCGCGCTCTGGAAGATCGCGTTGAAGAGCAGCTTGAAGGTGCCGTGAGGCTGGGCGCGGAAGGTGATCTCCGGGCCGAACAGGTAGAGCGTCCCGCGCCCAACGCTCGCCTCGGCCGCCGCCACGCCGCCGTCCAGGTACTGCTGCCCCCACGCCCAGCCGCTGCGCAGCGGGCTCGCCGTGTCGAACCAGGCGATGCGGCGCACCCCGCGCGCCTCGGCGCCCTCGCCCAGGCGGAAGACGGGGTTCTCGTCGAACATCACGTCCACGTGGTCCTCCATCCCCCACGCGGCCGGACGGCCGGGGTCCACGGCCACGCGCAGGACCGAGCCGGGGATGTAGAACTTCTCCCGCGGCAGCTCGCGCTCCCTCCCGTCCTGCGCGCGCTCCACCAGGTGGCTCTCCACCGGGAGCCCCAGGTGCCGGGCGAGGACGGTCGAGCTGCCGATGGTGACGATGGTCCCCCCGTTCTCCAGGAAGGCGCGCAGCTGCGGCACCGTCTTCGCCACCGTCACGTTGCCGAGCTGGTCGCGGAACTCGGCCGGCACCTGCTCCGGATTCGGCATCCCGCCGCCTCCGCCGCCTCCGCCGCCGCCCCCACCGCCTCCGCCTCCGCCTCCGCCTCCGCCGCCTCCGCCCTGCCCCCCGCCCGCCGGCCGGTCGCGCTCGGGGATGGCGCCGCCCTGGAAGACGATCACGTCGTACTTCGCGTTCAGGTTCCCCGCGTCCAGCTCGGGCGCGAAGACCACCCGGTACGGGATCCCCCACTGCTCGAAGATCCAGCGCGTCCACCCCGACGGCATCGACCCGCCGTAGCGGTCCCACAGCGCGATGCGCGGCGTGCGGAGCCTGCGCATGTCGCGCGGCACCCGCGCCGAGTGGACGGCCTGGAAGTCGACTCCCAGGCCGCGGGCCAGCGCCCCGATGCTATCCCACACCGCGCGGCCGTTGGCGCCGACGTAGAACGCCCCCGCCTCCACCCGCTCGCCGTCGCGCCCGTCGGCCCGCACGACGCGCGACACCTCGAAGCCGGCGGCCAGCAGGCGGGCGGCGGCCGCGAAGGCGTCGTTCTGCCGGGGGGAGAGGAGGTAGCCCGCGGGCGCCCAGCGCGGCGCCTCGACGTGGCCCGCGGGCGGGTCCAGGTTCCACGCCGTCACCGGCTCCACCGGCGCCTGGAACGGCTCCAGCAGGCGGTCGAACTTCACCCCCATCTGGTACGCCAGCGTCCACCCCGCGTTGTCGTACGGCGGGATCGGCGGGCCGCCCTCGTACAGGAAGTCGTTGGGGTGGTCCTGCGGCTCGAACATGTCCAGCACGTGCGGGCGGAACGGCTGCGCCGTCCAGATCACGAACGAGCCCGCGGGATACGTCTTCCCGCCCGCGCGGAACTCGCGGGTGGCGCGGT encodes the following:
- a CDS encoding alpha/beta fold hydrolase — encoded protein: MPLSGPRAVLAATLLAAAGCGSLPGAVGRTPPPGLAACRVAGLEETAWCGTVRVPEDRAAPSGRRIALRVVVLPARSPRPEPDPVFFLSGGPGQAATGGAAALARELAGVRAARDLVLVDQRGTGGPDRLSCPLGSPARSLRAWTTGEFPADRLAACLREWRADPRLYTTERAVEDLDQVRAELGYGRVNLVGASYGTRPALAYLRRFPDRVRTVVLRGVYPAFAPLPLHVSADAQAALDRLAAGAPGLRRDVERALARADSAPVRLPLEAEDGGAPDTLLVTRGVLAGALLFALYSAEQARAIPDAARAAAAGDPRPWVELAAGGTMLPVLESLSPGVFLSVVCAEDLPQVDSAAMARAAAGTFLGDVLYRNFARACAGWPRGAPPAGHADPVRSDAPVLVISGDADPVTPPRWGERVLATLSRGAHLVLPGTGHVPSFPPCARRAAAELVARGSAEGLDLSCARDAETATAGADTLPVAADSTGPPADVAGRWALFWRTDEGPRESGWIELRQAGDSVGATLHGQGSLEAAGTVRGRLLVVSGRRMMARFEIRAAVQGDTLHGELRVLALRRPFTAVRRR
- a CDS encoding helix-turn-helix domain-containing protein codes for the protein MTIHAPRQARSAASLDRLLAAAEEVLRERSFDEAGLAEIARRAGATVGAFYARFPGKEALLRHLEERLYAGVDALVAAKAGALAAAARPLPALVRELLLATIAFYREHRGTLRALTLRSRSDAELRARMDETNRRNLAALAPAFAPHAARIRHPDPVEAVPFAVLMAAHTLREAVLFGEPWLERAGWADEKLADELTRAVLAYLGVSADADEVPAG
- a CDS encoding histidine phosphatase family protein codes for the protein MISRIRLPLLLLALLSWASTVAAQQQPTVVILVRHAEKVAPNPPDGDPELTEAGRVRARALADALADAGVDAVITSQFKRTRFTAAPLAEKLGLTPEIVSTSGAQAQPEAVAQSIRANHAGQTVLVVGHSNTIPAVIAALGGPRLEEICDSQYADFFVLVLGAGDRPSLIRSTYGAPSPAPGPECQRAMRQ
- a CDS encoding M48 family metallopeptidase, with product MFVAVLLAAGACAGSIGVEEEERLGDEYAAAIAQEIPLIQDPGALAALNRFGAALVQHADSSAREYRFHLVDSPDVNAFAIPGGHVFVNRGLVEQADELAEFAGVLAHEIAHVTERHGLEQVEKRQRAGLLVRLVYLVLDREPGLAEQIAIQGGGAAVFARYGRDAEREADQRAVGILRAAGYDPEGMATFFEDLLREQQRRPSTFEQWFSTHPTSEERVHNTRALIAASPAPRGRAPVRDTPEYQAFRASVKELR
- a CDS encoding class I SAM-dependent methyltransferase — its product is MAEALYDKIGVGYSAYRRPDPRIEARIDAALGSARTVINVGAGSGSYEPADRAVVAVEPSAEMVRQRPRGSAPAVRTTAERLPFRDASFDASLAVLTIHHWRDWRAGLTELRRVARERVVILTWDPDGARFWLMDEYFPEIMEADRLIFPSIEEMAAVLGPVDVRPVPVPADCTDGFLGAYWRRPAAYLDAGVRGAMSGFAKLRNPGPQLARLAADLADGTWASRHHALLSATELDLGYRLVIAPARSGSGAA